In one window of Nicotiana tabacum cultivar K326 chromosome 12, ASM71507v2, whole genome shotgun sequence DNA:
- the LOC107784057 gene encoding tRNA (carboxymethyluridine(34)-5-O)-methyltransferase isoform X3 has product MLFGVGTARSFCFKGVYINSTIIVGNIFSRRSFSTMKEVVTDNASSLLTSEYVGEAPVLRPVSVRAKCSSNVQSTPEIEKKYVHGVYDAIAPHFSSTRFAKWPKVSAFLNSLSPGSLILDAGCGNGKYLGLNPDCFFIGCDISAALINICADRGHEVLVADAVNLPYRTGYGDAAISIAVLHHLSTEDRRRKAVEELVRVVKKGGCILITVWAREQEDTSLVEKWTPLNQRYIAEWIGPGSPRVRNPSSPRTLESIPEAEENGAGEQLKDLHAKSSKVKSDEVMDSTSQDKGRSLLTGSGKGYAEQQEFFVPWHLPYHRAEVSGASAVALASGLAKKDDKKGSVVYNRYYHVFSEGELERLWRLSTETYV; this is encoded by the exons ATGCTCTTTGGTGTTGGAACGGCAAGGTCATTTTGTTTCAAAGGAGTATATATTAACTCTACTATTATAGTTGGTAATATTTTCAGTAGAAGAAGTTTTAGTACAATGAAAGAAGTTGTAACTGATAATGCCTCGAGTTTGCTTACATCAGAATATGTGGGAGAGGCTCCAGTTCTACGTCCTGTGTCTGTCAGAGCAAAATGTTCTTCAAATGTTCAATCAACCCCAGAAATCGAAAAGAAGTATGTCCATGGTGTTTATGATGCCATTGCTCCCCATTTCAGTTCCACTCGGTTTGCAAAGTGGCCTAAAGTGTCAGCTTTCTTGAACTCATTATCTCCCGGTTCACTCATCTTAGATGCTggatgtggaaatgggaaatactTGGGGTTAAATCCTGATTGTTTCTTTATTGGCTGTGACATTAGTGCTGCTCTTATTAATATATGTGCAGATAGAGGACATGAAGTTTTGGTTGCAGACGCTGTGAACCTACCATATAGGACTGGTTATGGTGATGCAGCGATTTCTATTGCTGTGTTGCATCACTTAAGTACTGAAGATAGGAGGAGGAAAGCGGTGGAGGAGCTCGTCCGTGTTGTTAAAAAGGGTGGGTGTATTTTAATTACTGTCTGGGCCCGGGAACAAGAAGATACGTCGTTAGTTGAAAAATGGACACCACTTAACCAAAGGTATATAGCAGAGTGGATAGGACCAGGAAGTCCTCGAGTTCGCAACCCTTCATCTCCTCGCACCCTTGAAAGCATCCCAGAAGCAGAGGAAAATGGTGCTGGGGAGCAGTTGAAAGACCTACATGCAAAGTCTTCAAAAGTAAAATCAGATGAAGTTATGGACTCAACCTCTCAGGATAAAGGCCGTTCTTTGCTTACTGGATCTGGAAAAGGTTATGCAGAGCAACAGGAATTCTTTGTTCCTTGGCACTTACCTTATCATAGAGCTGAAGTAAGTGGGGCTTCAGCTGTTGCCTTAGCTAGTGGTTTGGCAAAGAAAGATGATAAGAAGGGCTCTGTGGTGTATAATAGATATTACCATGTTTTTAGTGAAGGTGAACTTGAAAG ATTATGGAGGTTATCAACAGAAACATATGTCTAG
- the LOC107784057 gene encoding tRNA (carboxymethyluridine(34)-5-O)-methyltransferase isoform X2 has translation MLFGVGTARSFCFKGVYINSTIIVGNIFSRRSFSTMKEVVTDNASSLLTSEYVGEAPVLRPVSVRAKCSSNVQSTPEIEKKYVHGVYDAIAPHFSSTRFAKWPKVSAFLNSLSPGSLILDAGCGNGKYLGLNPDCFFIGCDISAALINICADRGHEVLVADAVNLPYRTGYGDAAISIAVLHHLSTEDRRRKAVEELVRVVKKGGCILITVWAREQEDTSLVEKWTPLNQRYIAEWIGPGSPRVRNPSSPRTLESIPEAEENGAGEQLKDLHAKSSKVKSDEVMDSTSQDKGRSLLTGSGKGYAEQQEFFVPWHLPYHRAEVSGASAVALASGLAKKDDKKGSVVYNRYYHVFSEGELERLVSGLDNAILVDRFYDKSN, from the exons ATGCTCTTTGGTGTTGGAACGGCAAGGTCATTTTGTTTCAAAGGAGTATATATTAACTCTACTATTATAGTTGGTAATATTTTCAGTAGAAGAAGTTTTAGTACAATGAAAGAAGTTGTAACTGATAATGCCTCGAGTTTGCTTACATCAGAATATGTGGGAGAGGCTCCAGTTCTACGTCCTGTGTCTGTCAGAGCAAAATGTTCTTCAAATGTTCAATCAACCCCAGAAATCGAAAAGAAGTATGTCCATGGTGTTTATGATGCCATTGCTCCCCATTTCAGTTCCACTCGGTTTGCAAAGTGGCCTAAAGTGTCAGCTTTCTTGAACTCATTATCTCCCGGTTCACTCATCTTAGATGCTggatgtggaaatgggaaatactTGGGGTTAAATCCTGATTGTTTCTTTATTGGCTGTGACATTAGTGCTGCTCTTATTAATATATGTGCAGATAGAGGACATGAAGTTTTGGTTGCAGACGCTGTGAACCTACCATATAGGACTGGTTATGGTGATGCAGCGATTTCTATTGCTGTGTTGCATCACTTAAGTACTGAAGATAGGAGGAGGAAAGCGGTGGAGGAGCTCGTCCGTGTTGTTAAAAAGGGTGGGTGTATTTTAATTACTGTCTGGGCCCGGGAACAAGAAGATACGTCGTTAGTTGAAAAATGGACACCACTTAACCAAAGGTATATAGCAGAGTGGATAGGACCAGGAAGTCCTCGAGTTCGCAACCCTTCATCTCCTCGCACCCTTGAAAGCATCCCAGAAGCAGAGGAAAATGGTGCTGGGGAGCAGTTGAAAGACCTACATGCAAAGTCTTCAAAAGTAAAATCAGATGAAGTTATGGACTCAACCTCTCAGGATAAAGGCCGTTCTTTGCTTACTGGATCTGGAAAAGGTTATGCAGAGCAACAGGAATTCTTTGTTCCTTGGCACTTACCTTATCATAGAGCTGAAGTAAGTGGGGCTTCAGCTGTTGCCTTAGCTAGTGGTTTGGCAAAGAAAGATGATAAGAAGGGCTCTGTGGTGTATAATAGATATTACCATGTTTTTAGTGAAGGTGAACTTGAAAG GTTGGTGTCTGGTCTGGATAATGCCATTCTCGTTGATAGATTCTATGACAAATCAAATTG A
- the LOC107784057 gene encoding tRNA (carboxymethyluridine(34)-5-O)-methyltransferase isoform X1 yields MLFGVGTARSFCFKGVYINSTIIVGNIFSRRSFSTMKEVVTDNASSLLTSEYVGEAPVLRPVSVRAKCSSNVQSTPEIEKKYVHGVYDAIAPHFSSTRFAKWPKVSAFLNSLSPGSLILDAGCGNGKYLGLNPDCFFIGCDISAALINICADRGHEVLVADAVNLPYRTGYGDAAISIAVLHHLSTEDRRRKAVEELVRVVKKGGCILITVWAREQEDTSLVEKWTPLNQRYIAEWIGPGSPRVRNPSSPRTLESIPEAEENGAGEQLKDLHAKSSKVKSDEVMDSTSQDKGRSLLTGSGKGYAEQQEFFVPWHLPYHRAEVSGASAVALASGLAKKDDKKGSVVYNRYYHVFSEGELERLVSGLDNAILVDRFYDKSNWCVILEKTS; encoded by the exons ATGCTCTTTGGTGTTGGAACGGCAAGGTCATTTTGTTTCAAAGGAGTATATATTAACTCTACTATTATAGTTGGTAATATTTTCAGTAGAAGAAGTTTTAGTACAATGAAAGAAGTTGTAACTGATAATGCCTCGAGTTTGCTTACATCAGAATATGTGGGAGAGGCTCCAGTTCTACGTCCTGTGTCTGTCAGAGCAAAATGTTCTTCAAATGTTCAATCAACCCCAGAAATCGAAAAGAAGTATGTCCATGGTGTTTATGATGCCATTGCTCCCCATTTCAGTTCCACTCGGTTTGCAAAGTGGCCTAAAGTGTCAGCTTTCTTGAACTCATTATCTCCCGGTTCACTCATCTTAGATGCTggatgtggaaatgggaaatactTGGGGTTAAATCCTGATTGTTTCTTTATTGGCTGTGACATTAGTGCTGCTCTTATTAATATATGTGCAGATAGAGGACATGAAGTTTTGGTTGCAGACGCTGTGAACCTACCATATAGGACTGGTTATGGTGATGCAGCGATTTCTATTGCTGTGTTGCATCACTTAAGTACTGAAGATAGGAGGAGGAAAGCGGTGGAGGAGCTCGTCCGTGTTGTTAAAAAGGGTGGGTGTATTTTAATTACTGTCTGGGCCCGGGAACAAGAAGATACGTCGTTAGTTGAAAAATGGACACCACTTAACCAAAGGTATATAGCAGAGTGGATAGGACCAGGAAGTCCTCGAGTTCGCAACCCTTCATCTCCTCGCACCCTTGAAAGCATCCCAGAAGCAGAGGAAAATGGTGCTGGGGAGCAGTTGAAAGACCTACATGCAAAGTCTTCAAAAGTAAAATCAGATGAAGTTATGGACTCAACCTCTCAGGATAAAGGCCGTTCTTTGCTTACTGGATCTGGAAAAGGTTATGCAGAGCAACAGGAATTCTTTGTTCCTTGGCACTTACCTTATCATAGAGCTGAAGTAAGTGGGGCTTCAGCTGTTGCCTTAGCTAGTGGTTTGGCAAAGAAAGATGATAAGAAGGGCTCTGTGGTGTATAATAGATATTACCATGTTTTTAGTGAAGGTGAACTTGAAAG GTTGGTGTCTGGTCTGGATAATGCCATTCTCGTTGATAGATTCTATGACAAATCAAATTGGTGCGTCATTCTTGAGAAAACATCGTGA